Part of the Streptomyces sp. WMMC500 genome is shown below.
GACGACGTCGGCGCCCGCCTCGCCCATCGCGGTCAGCAGCTCGCCGGTGCCGACGCCGAAGTGGATACGCGGCACCCCGTACTCGGCGACGGCCGCGAAGACCTCCGCGGACGCCGGCAGCACCGCCCGCCGGTAGTCGGCCGGGGCGAGCGCGCCCGCCCAGGAGTCGAAGAGCTGCACCGCGGAGGCGCCGGCCTCGATCTGCACCCGCAGGAAGGCCGCCGTGATGCCCGCGAGCCGGCCGACCAGCTCGGCCCACAGCTCCGGCGCGCCGTACATCATCGCCTTGGTGTGCTCGTGGTTGCGCGACGGGCCGCCCTCGACCAGGTAACTGGCCAGCGTGAACGGCGCGCCGGCGAAGCCGATCAGCGGCGTCGCGCCCAGCTCCGCGGTCAGCCGGCCCACGGCCTCGGTCACGTACGGCACGTCGTCGGGCTCCAGCGGGCGGAGCTGCGCGAGGTCCGCGCGGCTGCGGATCGGCTGGGCGACGACGGGGCCGACGCCCGGCTTGATGTCGAGGTCGACGCCGATGGCCTTCAGCGGCACGACGATGTCGCTGAAGAGGATCGCGGCGTCCACGCCGTGCCGCCGCACGGGCTGCAGCGTGATCTCGGTGACGAGATCCGGCCGCCGGCACGAGTCGAGCATGCCGATGCCCTCGCGCAGGCGCCGGTACTCGGGCAGCGAGCGGCCCGCCTGGCGCATGAACCACACGGGGGTGTGCGGCACGGGCTCGCGCCGGCACGCACGCAGGAACGCGGAGTCGGCGGCCGGTCCCGCAGGGGCGGGGGGCGTCGCCGCGGGGGCGCTCGCCGCAAGGGCGCTCGCCGCGGGAGCGGCACCGGCGCCGGACGCGGCGGAGGGGCGGGGGGCACTGTCGGCACTCACCCCTGCATCCTCGCACGCGCGTGGGAGTCGAGATCCGGCCACCCGGGTGTCCCGCAGCGCTTCTGCGCGCCGCGCCCCCTAGTCTTCCGGGCATGGTTGCGGCTCCTGGACACCTCGTCGACGAACCCGATGGATCCCCGGACGGCCCGCCGGCGGGCGGAGCGCTGCCGCCCCCCTTCCGGCGGGCCGTCGACGCGCTCGGCTCGGCCGCGGTACGCCCCGAGGTGGCGTTGCGGGCGACGCGGGCGCCGCGGGGCATCGCCCCGTTCGCGTACGCCCTGGAGGCGGAGGTCGAGGAGGGTGCGGCGCAGGACGCCGAGCCCGCCGACGGCCGGCTGGTGCTGCTGCACGACCCGGACGGGCAGGACACCTGGCGCGGTACGTTCCGCTTCGTCACGCTGCTGCGCGCGGAGCTGGAGCCGGAGATGGCCGCGGACCCGCTGCTGCCGGAGGTGTGCTGGTCCTGGCTGACCGGCGCGCTCGACACCCGCGGCCTCGGCTACGGCGAGCCCGGTGGCACGGTCACGCGCGCCTCCTCGCACCACTTCGGCGGGCTCGCGGAGCGCGGCACGACGACGAAGATCGAGATCCGGGCGTCCTGGACGCCGCAGCCGTCGCGCGCGGCCGGGGACGGCGCCCCGGACGCGGCGGCGCACCTGGCGGCGTGGGTGGAGATGCTGTGCCAGTGTGCGGGCCTGCCGCCGTCGGCCGCGCCGGCGGCGGCGCAGGAGCCGGACACCGCGCCGATCGTGCCGCTGCCGCAGCGCCGCGGCTCGCGCCGGCGCTGAGCCGCGGCAGTCGATCGCCCATCCGAATTGTCCGTTTTTTCCTCACCAATTCGTGATCATTCTCTAAAGCCTCTCCGGGCTCCTGCCGAAGACGTGAGAGACCTTCCGTACGCGACACGGAACGTCCCGGCTCTCCCAGCCGGCCCCGTCCCCGCACACCGTCTGGAGGGACCTGGTGTCTGTTCTCCTCGAGCAACCCACAAGCCTGGTCGCCTACCGCCCCAACAAGCCCACGGCCATGGTCGTCGTGGCCGACCCCCGCGTACGCTCGA
Proteins encoded:
- the hemE gene encoding uroporphyrinogen decarboxylase, with amino-acid sequence MRACRREPVPHTPVWFMRQAGRSLPEYRRLREGIGMLDSCRRPDLVTEITLQPVRRHGVDAAILFSDIVVPLKAIGVDLDIKPGVGPVVAQPIRSRADLAQLRPLEPDDVPYVTEAVGRLTAELGATPLIGFAGAPFTLASYLVEGGPSRNHEHTKAMMYGAPELWAELVGRLAGITAAFLRVQIEAGASAVQLFDSWAGALAPADYRRAVLPASAEVFAAVAEYGVPRIHFGVGTGELLTAMGEAGADVVGVDWRVPLDEAARRVGPGKALQGNLDPAVLFAPRPAMEAKAGEVLRAAAGLAGHVFNLGHGVLPTTDPDALTRLVEYVHESSAR
- a CDS encoding DUF3000 domain-containing protein, whose product is MVAAPGHLVDEPDGSPDGPPAGGALPPPFRRAVDALGSAAVRPEVALRATRAPRGIAPFAYALEAEVEEGAAQDAEPADGRLVLLHDPDGQDTWRGTFRFVTLLRAELEPEMAADPLLPEVCWSWLTGALDTRGLGYGEPGGTVTRASSHHFGGLAERGTTTKIEIRASWTPQPSRAAGDGAPDAAAHLAAWVEMLCQCAGLPPSAAPAAAQEPDTAPIVPLPQRRGSRRR